Sequence from the Roseofilum reptotaenium CS-1145 genome:
AGGATTCCTGGGAACAATGATAGAACTGATGCAAGCTGATGCCGTAGGAATGGTCGCCGGAGGAGGACTAACAGCTATGGCAGTGATGCAAATCCGACGCAAAAACCGCCAACGGGATGTGATGATTGAAGGCGATAAAGCAGCTATTCGGGTAGCCAGTCGGCGCGGATATACGGAACTCGAAGCCACTGAATCCTTGTTAAAGGCGATTGAGCATATCGCTCAAATTGAAGGGAGAAATGGTTTATCTGTAGTGGAGCTACTGCGATGCCAAAATTTGCGGGTGATGTTAAATTAGGGAATAGGATGGAACCCTCTGTCCGTTTTTCTCTACTCTGCAATGGGAAAAACTCATTGAGTCAAATTGTCCTGTTCCCTAGAGTAAATACCCAAAATAAAGAAGGTTATGGATTAGAACATCAAGGGAAATGCTCATCTCTACCCTCCCTTATTGCTCGTCAATAGAATCTTCTTGCAACTGAACATCCAAGTTTCCAGGAAGCTCTAGATCCTCTTCTTCTGAAGCAAACGCTTTCAATTCTTCAATTTCAGATTCTTCCGTAATCCCTAACTCAGCCCTTCTTTGTTGATCGATAGGACGATTAAGAACGCACCCCGAATTATCTGGACTAATCGAGCAACCATTAGGGTCAAAGTCCACTTTAACTAATTCAACTGTTGTAGAAACCATAATCAGTCCTAAGGTTAGACTAGCAGCAGAAATAGAGATTTTTTCGTAGATGCTTTCCATCGTGTTTTTGGTTCCCTTGATGCATGAGACAGCTATATAGAAAGCTTAGTGGTAAATTTAGGGAATGTCTGTCAAGCTTTGATGAAGTTTGACCGTATTTTTATGAAGATTTCATGAAGAAGCGCTGAAACAACGCAATTTCGTTTTGTCAGGCACGGGGAATCTACTGAATCGAACCATGAAACCCACATTTAAGACGACACAATGTAGTACAAAAGTCGTTCTCAACGTTCCTTATACGTGAGATTTTATAATAACTCTTTTATTCGATAATATAATCAAATCCATCTAGGCCAATCCTAGCCATAATTTGCGATCGCTGTTGTTGAAGGATCTGTTTAAATGCTTCTTCCCCTAAGTTTCCCTTTAGGATGGCGACTAAATTCGCTACTTGCCGTTTCTCTATCGCATTTTTTTGCTCTAATAAATACAGTCCTAAACAAGCGTGAAATACAGCTAAGGAAAGTTGACCGAGTTGATAGTTGACTTCACCAAGATTGGCATGGCTTAAGCCTTCCAATTCCAAATTTCCTAATTGAATGGATAGGGCTAGACTTTTTTCTAAATAGGATTGGGCATTATTGCTCCGATCTAAGATTAAATGAGCAATTCCCATGCCCAAATAACAAAAGACTGCTGAGATCAAATCTTGATGCTTTTCTAATAACTTGATTCCGCGTTGAAGCCTTTCGATACAAGCTTCTATGTTGGAGATAGAAACATGTTCTTGTTGTTGAGCTTGACGGACTTCTGCATAGCCTAAATTGGCGATCGCATTAATTTCCCCCAATGGATCGCCCATCTGACGAGCAAACAAGAGTGCCCGTTGTCCGAAATCGATCGCCTCCGGAAATTTCCCTAGACTGAGCTGCAAGCGACTCAAATGGTTCAAATTTGCCACTTCACAGTTGCGATCGGACTCTTGACGGGCTAAATCGAGGGCTTCTTCATGTAAAATGAGGGCGCGATCGCGATCGCCCATCCACTGTTGCGAATAGCCCAATACCGTCAGGATACGTGCCTTTTCTTGCTTTTTCTCAATCGTTCTCAGGGGGCGATCGAGATAGGCAATGGTTTCCCGAAACGTTTTACCCGTAAAGGAGGCAAAGACACCGCCATAGATGGGAAAATTATCTCGTTGAGCAAAAGAGCGTAAAATTTGCAGCCCAATTTGAAAACAAGCATCCGCAAGGCGATCGCGATCGGAGGCTGAAAGCTGCTCGGCTTGACGAAATCCATGGCTTAACTCGCACCAGATAATCGCAAACGCGATCAAGGTTGAGGCGGCTGCATCATTGCCCGCTTTAATATTGTAGGGTTGTTTGTCAAACCAGCCCACTAAACCCTCTTGGATACCTCGCAATAAGAGTATGAGTTCAACCCAAGCACTTAAATCTAACCGGGTTTGTTGTTGAGCCGCAGATGCAGCCGATTGATTATTGGACTGTTCGGTGAAGAACAATTTAGACAATGGACTGCTCACTTGTTTTGCCCAATAACCCCAAGGATTATTCGCCCCTACTTTGGACGCAAATCCCAATTGACGCTGCTCGTACAACCATCCCATCAAGTCCAGAGAACTATAAGCTAACAATCCTTGTTTCAATCCTGTTGCCAGAGTGTGAAGTTCGGCAACCGTCTTGTCATCAGATTCTTGAACTTGTTCTAACTCTTTTGCCAGGGAT
This genomic interval carries:
- a CDS encoding DUF3318 domain-containing protein, producing the protein MYRDRDPELSRLMELMPASGRMFVQLIGKPEQPQVIDAPFPLPWKRSRPIYINFDLLRQLPLPEQDLAVLQAVCWVCQVEWFKPNLYQGLVAVGFLGTMIELMQADAVGMVAGGGLTAMAVMQIRRKNRQRDVMIEGDKAAIRVASRRGYTELEATESLLKAIEHIAQIEGRNGLSVVELLRCQNLRVMLN
- a CDS encoding tetratricopeptide repeat protein; the encoded protein is MPSEDPETLSLSDRYSAFIEKIVTDTLKGKIVSKEYVYRQLVAQLGLARGTGEIFERCLIEKITLTQNKVEAEQDELKQAKAQRQLRALRTLEEAWNRYQETQRTENACSDAVTQLINADEGDRLSVLLQILDPNQTNAFSSKEIASLAKELEQVQESDDKTVAELHTLATGLKQGLLAYSSLDLMGWLYEQRQLGFASKVGANNPWGYWAKQVSSPLSKLFFTEQSNNQSAASAAQQQTRLDLSAWVELILLLRGIQEGLVGWFDKQPYNIKAGNDAAASTLIAFAIIWCELSHGFRQAEQLSASDRDRLADACFQIGLQILRSFAQRDNFPIYGGVFASFTGKTFRETIAYLDRPLRTIEKKQEKARILTVLGYSQQWMGDRDRALILHEEALDLARQESDRNCEVANLNHLSRLQLSLGKFPEAIDFGQRALLFARQMGDPLGEINAIANLGYAEVRQAQQQEHVSISNIEACIERLQRGIKLLEKHQDLISAVFCYLGMGIAHLILDRSNNAQSYLEKSLALSIQLGNLELEGLSHANLGEVNYQLGQLSLAVFHACLGLYLLEQKNAIEKRQVANLVAILKGNLGEEAFKQILQQQRSQIMARIGLDGFDYIIE